A portion of the Methanobrevibacter sp. genome contains these proteins:
- a CDS encoding prephenate dehydrogenase: MIEMNVGIIGGSDGLGKTLIYYLRDEFEVYITGRDHQKGKSVADSMNVNYIESNAGLANISDILIVSVPIHHTSDVIREVAPYMKKGSLMLDVTSVKEEPSKTMAEALPDSVEYIPTHPIFGPRTTELDNQVIVLTADKKGEWYDKVYDYLDSKNMRIIETTAKKHDYMMSIVQVLTHFSFISTASAIEKLKIDLSETEDYESPIYNLMIDMIARIVAQNPYLTYYIQSMNNNGAKIRNTFADAVTELRDVINSQDDEKFVEIAIKATRHMGDIKNALGRSDKAINALNHEFSLLNKAIGSEVGLRHIYSGKIHVGILEKIDGKTAVLIDGNKVKKLRIANIEVLSDSELHQWKISNTAKKTESISCVFSKNVNVETIQDASKKIANILNIKLIDAYNGPQISEDSISLTFEVVAISKEDIQKVKELFIGFGGVIR; this comes from the coding sequence ATGATTGAAATGAATGTTGGAATTATTGGAGGTAGTGACGGTTTGGGAAAAACCCTCATCTACTACTTAAGAGACGAATTTGAAGTATATATTACCGGAAGAGATCACCAAAAAGGAAAAAGTGTTGCAGATAGCATGAATGTCAATTATATTGAATCCAATGCAGGTCTGGCCAATATCAGCGACATATTAATAGTTTCCGTTCCCATCCACCACACATCTGATGTTATAAGGGAAGTGGCACCATATATGAAAAAAGGTTCACTAATGCTTGACGTCACATCCGTTAAAGAGGAGCCCTCCAAAACAATGGCAGAGGCATTGCCCGACAGCGTAGAATATATTCCAACACATCCTATTTTCGGTCCGAGAACAACAGAACTGGACAATCAGGTAATCGTTTTAACAGCCGACAAGAAAGGAGAATGGTATGATAAAGTTTATGATTATCTTGACAGCAAAAATATGAGAATAATTGAAACTACAGCTAAAAAACATGATTATATGATGAGCATTGTCCAGGTATTAACTCATTTCTCATTTATCTCCACCGCTTCGGCTATTGAAAAGCTGAAAATTGATTTATCCGAAACCGAGGATTATGAAAGTCCGATATATAATCTGATGATTGACATGATTGCACGTATTGTTGCTCAAAATCCTTATCTAACATATTACATCCAGTCCATGAACAACAACGGTGCGAAAATCAGAAATACCTTTGCAGATGCAGTTACTGAATTAAGAGACGTGATCAACAGCCAAGATGATGAGAAGTTTGTTGAGATTGCAATTAAAGCGACAAGGCACATGGGCGATATTAAGAATGCATTAGGAAGAAGTGATAAGGCCATTAACGCACTTAATCATGAATTCAGCCTATTGAATAAAGCTATAGGTAGCGAGGTCGGATTAAGACACATCTATTCCGGGAAAATCCATGTCGGAATCTTGGAGAAAATAGATGGTAAAACTGCAGTTTTAATTGACGGAAACAAGGTGAAAAAATTACGCATAGCCAATATAGAAGTGTTAAGCGATAGTGAACTCCACCAATGGAAAATCAGCAACACCGCCAAAAAGACCGAATCAATCAGCTGCGTGTTTTCTAAAAATGTTAATGTCGAGACCATACAGGATGCATCTAAAAAAATCGCAAATATCCTTAACATCAAACTGATTGATGCTTATAACGGACCTCAGATTAGCGAAGACTCCATCAGTTTAACTTTTGAAGTTGTTGCAATATCCAAAGAGGATATTCAAAAGGTCAAGGAACTGTTTATCGGTTTTGGCGGAGTTATAAGATAA
- a CDS encoding CDC48 family AAA ATPase, with amino-acid sequence MAENEITLKVAEAISQKDVGQGVARLDPNVMNDLNIHERDLVEIVGEKRTAAIALPSQTDIGLGVIRIDGLVRKNSGATIGGEVKVKKIKAVEAKKVVLAPIDNNIRVQGDVRSLFAGKVMVQGDIIGSQIKAPRPSMSMGFNSIFDELMDFTPAMREIKFAVVSTNPKDIVIVGPNTEVQLHESPVDVSKIEGVGNLVDVSYEDIGGLKEEVKKVREMIEIPLKRPELFEKLGIAPPKGVLMHGPPGTGKTLLAKAVASESDAHFIAINGPEIMSKYVGGSEENLREYFEEAEENSPSIIFIDELDAIAPKREETNGETERRTVAQLLTLMDGLKSRGQVVVIGATNRPDSLDPALRRPGRFDREIEIGVPDSEERKEVLEIHTRNMPLAEDVDLDKIANTTHGFVGADIESLCKEAAMRVVRRILPEIQNDEEIPEEVMKKIVVTGNDFKSAQKEIQPSALREVLVQIPDIKWDDVGGLEDVKQELKEAVEWPLKHPETFQRLGIRPPKGTLLYGIPGTGKTLLAKAVASESEANFISVKGPELLSKWVGESEKGVREVFRKAKQTAPTVIFFDEIDAIASTRSGNDTDSGVTKRVVNQLLTEMDGLEELEDVAIIAATNRPDILDAGLMRPGRFDRHIQVKEPDEEARLSIFKVHTKDMPLAGDVDLKKLAKNTEGYVGADIESVCREAAMLTLRDNLEAKEVPNKYFKEAIDKVKPGSSSDEQLIQYM; translated from the coding sequence ATGGCAGAAAATGAAATTACTTTAAAAGTTGCAGAAGCAATTTCACAAAAAGATGTTGGTCAGGGCGTTGCAAGACTTGACCCAAATGTAATGAATGATTTAAACATCCATGAAAGAGACTTGGTTGAAATTGTAGGCGAAAAAAGAACTGCAGCAATAGCTCTGCCTTCACAAACAGACATTGGACTTGGAGTTATCAGAATTGACGGATTAGTCCGTAAAAACTCCGGTGCAACCATAGGCGGAGAAGTTAAAGTTAAAAAAATCAAAGCAGTGGAAGCTAAAAAAGTTGTTCTGGCTCCAATTGACAATAATATACGTGTGCAAGGAGATGTGCGCAGTTTATTTGCCGGGAAAGTAATGGTTCAAGGAGACATCATCGGATCACAAATCAAAGCCCCAAGACCAAGTATGAGCATGGGCTTTAACAGCATATTTGATGAATTAATGGACTTCACACCGGCAATGAGAGAAATCAAGTTTGCAGTCGTGTCCACAAATCCGAAAGACATCGTTATTGTCGGTCCAAATACCGAAGTGCAACTTCATGAAAGCCCAGTTGACGTAAGCAAAATCGAAGGTGTTGGAAACCTTGTAGATGTAAGCTATGAAGATATTGGCGGTCTTAAAGAAGAAGTTAAAAAAGTAAGGGAAATGATTGAAATTCCTCTCAAAAGACCTGAACTCTTTGAAAAATTAGGCATTGCCCCTCCAAAAGGAGTATTGATGCACGGTCCTCCAGGTACAGGTAAAACATTACTTGCAAAAGCAGTGGCAAGTGAAAGTGATGCCCACTTCATTGCAATAAACGGACCGGAAATTATGAGCAAATACGTAGGGGGATCTGAAGAAAACCTAAGAGAATACTTTGAAGAAGCAGAAGAAAACTCCCCTTCAATCATATTTATCGATGAACTAGACGCTATCGCACCAAAAAGAGAAGAAACCAATGGAGAAACTGAAAGAAGAACCGTTGCTCAACTTCTAACATTAATGGACGGTCTTAAATCCCGTGGCCAAGTAGTGGTGATTGGTGCAACAAACAGACCTGATTCCCTTGACCCTGCACTTAGAAGGCCTGGAAGATTCGACCGTGAAATAGAAATCGGAGTGCCTGACAGCGAAGAAAGAAAAGAAGTGCTTGAAATTCACACAAGGAACATGCCTCTTGCAGAAGACGTTGATTTAGACAAAATCGCAAATACCACCCACGGATTTGTAGGTGCTGATATTGAATCATTATGTAAAGAAGCTGCAATGAGAGTAGTTAGAAGAATCCTGCCGGAAATACAAAATGACGAAGAAATTCCAGAAGAAGTAATGAAAAAAATAGTAGTTACAGGTAATGATTTTAAATCAGCTCAAAAAGAAATCCAACCTTCAGCTTTAAGAGAAGTCCTTGTACAAATCCCTGACATCAAATGGGATGATGTAGGAGGTCTTGAAGATGTAAAACAAGAACTTAAAGAAGCTGTTGAATGGCCATTGAAACACCCGGAAACATTCCAACGTTTAGGAATAAGACCTCCAAAAGGAACATTGCTTTACGGAATCCCTGGAACCGGTAAAACACTGCTTGCAAAAGCTGTGGCAAGTGAAAGCGAAGCAAACTTCATTTCAGTAAAAGGCCCTGAACTTCTATCCAAATGGGTTGGAGAATCTGAAAAAGGCGTCAGAGAAGTATTTAGAAAAGCTAAACAAACTGCTCCGACAGTAATCTTTTTCGATGAAATTGATGCAATAGCCAGCACACGCAGCGGAAATGACACTGACAGCGGAGTAACTAAAAGAGTTGTAAATCAGCTATTAACTGAAATGGACGGTTTGGAGGAACTTGAAGATGTTGCAATCATTGCGGCAACCAACAGGCCGGACATTTTAGATGCTGGACTTATGAGGCCTGGAAGATTTGACAGACACATACAGGTCAAAGAGCCTGATGAGGAAGCAAGACTTTCAATCTTTAAAGTACACACTAAAGACATGCCTCTTGCTGGAGATGTTGATCTTAAGAAACTCGCTAAAAATACTGAAGGATATGTTGGAGCAGACATCGAATCAGTATGCAGAGAAGCAGCAATGCTTACTTTAAGAGACAATCTCGAAGCAAAAGAAGTTCCAAATAAATATTTCAAAGAAGCAATCGATAAAGTAAAACCTGGAA